Below is a window of Dehalococcoidales bacterium DNA.
GAGGGCAAGGGGAAGACCACCGCCGCCCTCGGGCTGGCCTTAAGGGCAGCAGGGCGGGGGATGCGGGTAGTCTTCATCCAGTTTCTCAAGGGAGAGACCTCGGGCGAACAGATCCTTGCCGCCGGATACCACCTCTTCGAAATCATCCGGCCGAACCAGGGCATCTGCCTCCGGCATGGTAACGAAGAACTCCGTCCGGTAACCGAGCAAACGCTCTCTCTCGCCGAAGAGAAGCTCACTAAAGGGAAGTACGATATCATCGTCCTGGACGAGATTTTCACGGCGGTGAACAGAGGGCTGATCACCACCGCCCGGGTCATCGACCTGCTGGATAAGAAGCCGGTTAACGTCGAGCTGGTGCTGACCGGGCGTAAGGCGCCCCCGGAGATAATCGAGCGGGCCGACCTGGTCACTAATATGACTGCAGTGAAGCACTATTTCAGTAAAGGGATCAGGGGGCGCAAGGGCATTGAGTACTGATTTCCACAAACAAGATTTAAGACTTAGATGAGAGCGTAAATGACGGAATCATTAACAGAGATAATCGGAAAGATAGGGGCGCCGGACCAAGCGGCAATGGCTGAGGCAAAAGCCAGGCAGAATACCCTGACCAAGCCCGCGGGCAGCCTGGGTCGGCTCGAGGACCTCTCCGTTCAACTGGCCGGCATTCAGGGCAGGCGCCTGCCCCGGATAAAGGAGAAGGCCATTATCGTCATGGCGGCCGACCACGGCGTGGTCGCAGAAGGGATAAGCGCCTATCCCCGGGAGGTAACCCCGCAGATGGTCTATAACTTCCTCGAGGGCGGGGCCGGGGTAAACGTCATCGCCCGCCAGGTGGGCGCCCGGCTGGTTATAGTGGACATCGGGATAGCCGCTACGCTCAAGCCCACCCCCCGGCTCCTGTCAAGGAAGATCGCCCCGGGCACCCGCAACATGGCAGCCGGCCCGGCGATGAACGATGATGAGGCGAAGCGGGCGATAGAGACCGGCATCGAGGTAACGCTGGCTGAGGTAAGCAAGGGGCTTGATATCATCGGCACCGGAGACATGGGCATCGGCAACACCACCTCAAGCAGCGCTATCTGCGCCGTTATGACGGGAAAGCCGGTAACCGAGGTAACCGGCAGAGGCACCGGCATTACCGATAAGCAGCTGGAGCATAAGGTAGCGGTAATAACCAGAGCAATCAAAGTAAATGAACCCGACCCGGCCAAACCGATTGAGGTACTGGCCAAAGTAGGCGGCCTTGAGATTGGCGGGATTACCGGGGTAATACTAGCCGCCGCCGCTCACCGCATCCCGGTAGTAATCGACGGCTTCATCTCGGGGGCGGCCGCCCTGATTGCCGCAGCGCTGGCACCGGGAGTGAAGGACTTCCTGATTGCCGCCCATGTCTCCGCCGAGCCGGGCCATCGACTGCTGCTCAAACACCTGGGACTTAAGCCACTGCTCGACCTCGGTATGCGCCTGGGCGAAGGCACCGGGGCTGCCCTGGGCATCTCCCTGGCCGAGACCTCAGCCAGGATCCTGGCTGAGATGGCCACCTTTATCGATGCCGGAGTATCGGGCAGGAGCGAGGCGGAGAATTGAGCTTTCTAGCCGCACTAAGGTTTCTTACCACACTCCGGGTCCCCCGACGCGACGGGGGCGGCCCCGAAGACCTGTCACACTCGGCAGCCTTTTTCCCCGTCGTAGGTATTATCATCGGGCTTATCCTGGCCGGAGCCTACTGGCTCCTCATCCGTATCCTGCCTCTGGGCATGGCCAGCGGGATACTCATCGTGGCCGGTGTGGTCTTAAGCGGCGGTCTTCACCTGGACGGCTTTGTTGATACCTGCGACGGTCTCGGCGGCCACAAGGATGCTGCCACGCGGTGGCAGGTGATGCACGACAGCCGCTCCGGCGCCTTCGGCATCATCGGGGTATTCTGCCTGCTGCTGGTAAAATACGGAGCGCTGAACAGCGTGCCGGATAACCTGATGATGGCCGCCCTCATGATTATGCCGGTGGTAAGCCGCTGGACAATGGTCTATGCCATCTTCGCCTATCCCTACGCCCAGCCCTCCGGACTGGGCAAGGTCATCAAGCAGGGACTGGGCCGGGGCCGGTTTGCCCTGGCTACGGCGGTAACCTTGGCAGCGGTAACCGGGCTGGCCGGCTGGGGGGGCATCCCACTTTTTTATCTGGCTGGCCCGCTGATAATGCTTGCGGTCTGGCTGATTACCCTGGCGATGGCAGCCTATCTCAAGGGCAAGTTCGACGGCCTCACCGGCGATACCTACGGGGCGATAAATGAGGTCGCCGAGGTCTCGACGCTTATTCTGGTCTGTCTGCTGGCCTGCAACCACTGGCCGGGGCTAAGCTGAAGGTCAAGATAGTGGAGGTATAGAATGAACAAAGGGTGTACCCTGATAGTCGGCGGCGCCCGCAGTGGCAAGAGCCGTTTCGCCCAGGATCTCGCCGAAAAGACGGGAAAAGCGGTGCTCTTTGTGGCTACCGCCGAGGCCAGTGATGAAGAGATGAGCCGCCGCATCGAGAAGCACCGCAAGTCCCGGCCGGCTTCCTGGCGGACTCTAGAGGCTACCGGCAATTTATCCGGCCGGATTAGCCGGGAAATCAGCGGGGAAGGGGTGGTGATTATCGACTGCATCACCCTGCTGGTGAACAACATCACCGGGAGCTACGGCAACCGGGGCAGCGAGGACCTTGTCGAGGAGAAGGTTACCGCTGAGATCAGGGAGCTAATCGAGTGTATCGACCAAACCGATGCCAGATTTATTATCGTTAGTAACGAGGTCGGTCTGGGGTTGGTACCGGCAAACAAGCTAGGCCGCCTCTACCGCGACATCCTGGGCCGGGCGAACCAGCTCCTTGCCCGGCGTGCCGATGAGGTCTACCTGATGGTCTGCGGGCTGCCGGTAGTGATAAAAACTCCTGCCCGAAGCTAATCACCTGCGCCGGCTATATACAAACCTCCGGCTATCAAGTTATAATTATAATACTCAGGGTAATATCATTCTGCCAGCTTGAAGGACGGAAGATTCAATGTACTGCACCTGGAACTGCTTTCAACGCCATCGTTTTAGAAGCGGGATGCTTCACCGATACCGGCATATCCGGTAAAGATACGGTTCCGTCTTCAACATCGCAGTCATCATCAGCCGCCGAGACAAGAGACCCTAATTCCATTCTCCATCACTGTTGAAGCGTGCATCACCATAATCCCCCTGATATCTGCCGTATTTCCAGTACCTTATTACGCGCGCCAGGCTGCCGATAATATTTTGTTAACGTACATAAAAGGATAGAGGAGAAATCAAGCAACCATATGGAATGCCGTCACGACATAAGAAATATCGCTATCATAGCCCATGTTGACCACGGCAAGACCACCCTGGTGGACGCTATGCTCAAACAGAGCAGGATATTCCGGGATAACCAGACAATAGGTGAGCTGATCATGGACAGCAATACCCTGGAACGGGAAAAAGGTATTACTATCATGTCCAAAAATACGGCCGTGGTCTACCGGGGCATCAAGATTAATATCATAGATACGCCGGGTCACGCCGATTTCAGTGGCGAGGTAGAGCGGGTCATCAGCATGGCCGACGGTTGTCTGCTTCTCGTGGATTCGGTGGACGGCCCGATGCCCCAGACCAGATTCGTCCTCCGTCACGCCCTCAAGTACGGCCTTAAGCCAATCGTGGTCATCAATAAGATAGACCGGAAGACCTCCCGGATAAAAGAGGTTCTCCGATTCACCCAGGACCTCTTTCTGGAACTGGCTACCAGCCCGGAGCAGCTTGATTTCCCGGTCCTGTACGCCAGCGCCAAGGAAGGAACCGCCGTGACCGAGCCCGGCCTGACGGGCAGGGACATCAGTCCTCTTTTCGATTGCATTTTGGAGAACGTGCCGCCGCCCCGGATCGAAAGCGGTCCCTTTCAAATGCTGGTCTCTAATCTGGACTATGACAGTCACAAAGGGAAAATAGCCATCGGCCGGGTCTGGCGCGGCAAGGTCTGTCCTCATGACCCGGTGGTCGGCATCGATGCCGACGGAAGCCTGAGCTACAGCGAGGTTAACCAGGTATTCACCTATTTTGGCTTGAAACGCCTGGAGGTAAGCGAAGCCTGCGCGGGCGATATTGTCGCGATAACCGGAGTCAGGGATGTCGTTATCGGAGACACCATTGCCAGCCGGGAGCGTCCGGAGGCCCTGCCCCGCATCGAGATCGGCGAGCCCACGGTAGAGATGACCTTCAGCATCAATACCTCACCGTTCGCCGGTCGTGAAGGCCGCTTCGTGACAACGCGCCAGCTCCGGGAACGACTTTACCGGGAACTGAGCACCAACCTGAGCCTGAGAGTCCAGGATACCGCTAACCCCGACAGCTTTCTGGTCAAAGGCAGGGGGGAGCTGCACCTTGCCATCCTGATCGAGACCATGCGCCGTGAAGGCTATGAGTTTGAAGTCTCTAAACCGGAGGCAATCACCAAGCTGGTCGACGGCCGGCTAATGGAACCCGTAGAAGCCCTGACTATTGACACTCGAGAGGGATACATCGGTATCCTGACCGAGATGCTCAGCGAGCGGCAGGCTCAAATGACAAATATGCATCATGACGGCGCAGGGAATGTACGCCTGGAGTTCCGGATACCGACCAAGGGGATAATAGGTTTCCGCAGCGGCTTTCTGACCGCTACCCGGGGGGAGGGCATCATGAACACGGTCTTTCTCGGCTACGAACCCTGGCACGGGGCGATAGTCTCCAGCCGCAACGGTGCCCTGGTGGCTGCCGAAGAAGGCACCGCGGTTACCTATGGAATCAATAATGCCCAGGGCAGGGGCATGACCTTCATCGACCCGGGCACCCCGGTATACCGGGGGATGATAATCGGGCTCAGTTCACGCCCCAAGGATATTCCAATCAATGTCTGCAAGGAGAAAAAGAAGACCAACGTCCGCTCATCGACCTCCGATATCGCCATAAAGCTGATCCCGCCCGTCAAGATGAGTTTGGAGCAGGCCATCGATTTCATCACCGGGGATGAGCTTGTGGAAATCACGCCGAAGAATATCAGAATGCGGAAGAGGCCGCAGCCGGTCCATCGCCGCGGTGAATTATCAAACACCGGGTAGGGCAGGAAGGTCCAAACGGGTTAGAGTTTTTCTCCAGGCAGTGATACGAATTACCGTAATCGGAATGACATGACAGTCCAACCATATTCAAACCCTAGGTCAGCGCTCGATACCATCCCGGGCGGTAACCCCTGCCTCACTGTAGTGCTTCACCTCTCTCATCTCGGTGACCAGATCGGCGGCGGCGATAAGCTCGGGGGGCGCATAGCGACCGGTGAAGACCACCTCTACCCCCTCCGGTCTGGAACGGATTACTTCCAGCATCTCGTCAAGCGATACCAGGTGAAAATAGTGGCTGGTAATAATCTCATCGAAGATGATGATGTCATATTGCCCGGAGCACATCACCCCCATGGCCAATGACAAGCCCTTCTGAGCCATCCGGACGTCCTCTTCCCGGGGCGGGTCCTGGACATGAATGAAGGTGTCCTTACCGTACTGCTCGATGGTGATAAAGGGCCGCAGCTTTTTCACCCCATCCAGCTCGCCGTAGTGCTGTCCCTTCATAAACTGCCCGATATACGTCTTTAAACCCCAGCCGGCCGCCCTCAGGGCAAGCCCCAGGGCAGCGGTAGTCTTCCCTTTACCGTTCCCGGTATAGACCTGAACATAACCTTTACCGAGAGAAGCCATTATCAGCCTTTTTCGATATTGATCAGCTCGTAGCCGATGTTTTCCTCTTCCAACCTCTTAACCAGGCGGGATATCTCATCCTCAACACAGAGGAGCAACGGCCTGAGCCCACTCTGGGCAGCCTCGACGGCTGCCTCGGCAGCACCGTAGAGAGAGAACCTGACACCAGCCTTTCTCAGGATGACCTGAGCCTCAATACCGAGCGTCCCGATGAAGACCCTATCCTTAAGCTCGCTATCCAGCAGCTTGAGGTCGACCTTCCGGGAGCCGCCCTTCTGAATACCGGGCATACTGAGGATGGTGACCCGGCCCGTCGCTACCGGTACTATCCCCTCGATGTCGGTAATGCCGGCATCCTCCCCCTGCTTGACATCGGCAACTACCCTGCCCCGGGCTCCCCGGCCGATGCGCCTGGTAGCGAAGAGCAGGCCGTCCTTCATCTCCAAGCCCACCGGCTGCCCACCGCTCAAATCACAGTCTGCCAGCGCCGCACACACCGAGCTGCCCATAATCGCACTGCGGGCAAAGGAACTATAGGCCCTGAGCTCACGGAGCACCTTTATTATCCAGTTGACACCCTCATTACTGACCCGATAGCGGGAACGCCCGTCGGAGGTAAGCAGTCCGTCAGCCAACATTCTTTTAACATAATCCGATACCGCCTGGGGAGTAATGTTAAGCTTCTTAGCGATATGTCTCTGCTGGATATTGGGCTGCATCGCCGCTATCTCCACCAGTATCTGAAACCGAGTCGCCAAGTTCTTGTTCTGCAGTACCTCTACCATAGCAGGGGCTCCGCTTCAGAGAGCCGGCCCACCATTTCATCAGCCAGCTTCTCGGCATCACTGCCGTATTCCTCGAGTAGGCTCTCCTTAACCCATATCGTAAACAGGTAGCGGATGCAGCGGGCGTCCTCCCGCTGTGAGAGGAGAAACTCCGAGTGCTCCCGGTTAACACAGATGCAGCCGCTATTCCGGTCGAACCAGCTCCGGGACTGGGCCTTCTCCTCGGGAGGAGAATATAGCCTTAGATTAAGGCTGTGGACTCCGGCCGGGCCACGCCGGGCGGTAAGCCGACCGGCTGAGTGAGTTGATTCCTCCTTATCACCGGCAGCCGCTGCCACCTTCCTGAGCCGCCGGGAACGGTAGGGCAAATCGGCCAGAAGTCCCCGCTCCCGGTAACGCAGGAACCTATCCACCAGCCGCCCTGTCTTACCCAACACCACCTCAAAGCGACGCTCCAGAGAGCTGGCGCTGATCCTATCTATCATCTCCCTCACTTCCGGTTCGATGCGATACAATTCGGCAACAAACGCCTGGTAGACCTGGTCCGGCACCACCGCCGTCTTGTCCGCAGTACGCTTCAGGTTATCGCAGCGAATATAACCCTCAAGGCGCTTATCGATCCAGGGCAGCGCCCTGAAATCTTCGAGATCAGTAAGCAGGCAGACACGCGTACCACCCCGACCGTAAAGGCTCACGGTAGCATCCGCCATATCCCAGGGCAGAACATGAAGGTCAACCGTCACCGAGCCGAACTTACCCAGCGACATCACAGTTGACATCGCCCTGATACCACGGTATCTCTTGGGCGGCACCGGCTCGAATTCGTGATTATCGGAGATGGACATCGCGTAGAAGCCCTGCATCAAATCGTTGGCAAACTCCCTCCCCAAGTACTCCTTCAAGCGTTCCTTGGTGAGCTTGTCGGCCACCTCAGGCAGAATATCCTCCAGGTAAACGACCGTACCGCGCCGGTAGTGGGTATGGCGAGAACAACGCTCGACAACCTCGGCCTTTCCTATCTTGAGCCAGGGACGCTTCAGCACCAGACAGCTCGAGGGCGTGCCGTCGGTATCTGTTGAGGCGATATGCAACTCCTCGGCTACCATAGAAAAGGCAAGGATACCGATACCTTTCTCCCCTTTAAGCGCCATCTGCACCTTCTCCGAGTTACCGATATGACCCAAAATATACTTCATCTTATCGCTGTTCATCCCGATGCCGTTATCGGCAACGACGATATTTTTTAGTCTCCTCACCGCTCCGTCGATATCCGAAGCGTACTGGAGGTGGATAGAGATATGCTTCTCATCGCCAGCAGCCTGCTGTACGGCATCGGCCGAGTTTTCCACGAACTGTTTTACCGCCTCCTGGTGGCTGCGGCAGACATTAGCCAGAACCTCGAAGACTCCGGGACCGGTTTGCAGCGTTACCCTGCTCAAGATACACCTCCTTAAACACCTTCTCCGGCGTGGCAGGTTTATCTGGCTAAATAATAATGCAGCGGAGAGAGAAAGGCAATAGTCTGTTCTCTACAAGACCACCTTCGTAAATGGAGAGGCCAAAAGAAGCCCCGGAAATAAGGGCACCGGGGCGGGTCTGAAAATGATGTCTGCCGCATCGGATCGGCATCCTGCTTATCCGGGTAGCATCTTCCTGGGGAACTCAGCCCCGACCGTAGTCATTAACCGGCCCAGCCCGCTACAGACCTGGTAGATATTGATCCTGAAATCAGGGCAGATGCTACAGAGCATATAGACCTCACGCTTACTCATACCGTAGTCCTCTCCCAGCCACAGCACCAGGTCCTTCAGCGCCTGTTTGATCGCCTCTTCAACCGGCCGGTAGCAGTAGACGGATATCAGAGACTCCGCAGTCTCCAGACGGACGTTATTCAGCTTCTTATTCTTGATAACATCGCACCTCAGGGTCACCTCGCCGGCCACCTCGTTAGCTATGCCGGTAACCTCGCCATCCCCCTGAGAAGCGTGCATATCGCCGAAGTACAGCAGCCCGCCCTTATTGAAGGACTGCAGGTACACCCTGGTCCCCTCCCTGACATCCCGGCAGTCCAGGTTTCCCCCACCGGCCAGGGCGGAACCGAAACTGGTGGCCAGGCTGGATAGAACCTCCCACTCCGGAGCAGTGGCAAAGGTGCCCAGGAACGGCTTGAGCTCCCAGGTGTAGCTGTGCCCTCCATAGCGCCAGGTCCCCCTGCCACCGTCATGCTCTATTAAACCGGTATACATCTCATCGCACTCTTCCCAGCCGGAGAGCCCGGTAAAGTGGTGCGCCCCCGGAATGGTGCAGGTTACTCCGTTAAGCAGGCTGTCGATCTTCTCTATGGTTACCACCAGGACATCCCCTGCTTCGACACCGCTAACGTACACCGGGCCGCAGAGCGGGTTCAGGCAGGCCGGCACCCTTTCCGAATAGGGCGCCATATCCCGGGGATATAACCGGCCCGGTTTATCCCTTAGAACGCCCCGGAAGCAGTCCTCGGTCTCGGCAACGAAAGACTCGCCAAGCTCCACTTTAAGGGCGGGCGGTGTGTTCCGGTCCAGGGTAAAGTGCTTGATTTCATCGAAGTTCCTGGCCCGGGGAATGCGTTTAAGTTTTGACATATCCCTTCCTCATCTAAGGCTATCTGGTCAGTTTCACGATCAGCGCCCGGTGCATATGCGGTATCGCCAGTATCTCCCGGTAGCACTCACCGGGGACAGGGTCATCCAGACAAAGCACCATCATCGCCCTGCCGCCACGGCGGATGCCCCGGCTCACCTGCATCTGGCTGATATTAACGTCAGCGTTGCCGACAACGGTGCCCATCGCCCCGATCATCCCGGGACGGTCTTCATGCTCGGTGAATAGCATATAGTCACCCGAGGGCTCTATCTCCAGCCAGTAGTCGTTCACCCGGGTCAGGTGAGTCCTGCCTCGTATTGATGAACCGGCAACCAGAGTGCTGCCCGATTTGGTCTCCACCTCCACCGTCACCATATTAGCGTAGTTCTCGCAAGTAGTGTCCTTTTCTTCACTAACCCGCAGCCCACGGCTGCTGGCAATAATATCAGCGTTAACCATATTAACACGCTCCTCGGTCACTGCCTCCAGGAGACCGGCCAGTACGGCCACTTTTATGGGCTGGGTGTCCTCTCTGGCGATATCCCCCTGGTAGCGGATGGTCAGCGATTTAAAGGAGCCTTCTATCAGCTGGACGGCAATCCTGCCGATTGTAATCCCTACCTGGAGATAGGGGCCGAGCACCGACATAGCCTCGCTGGAAATCACCGGCGCATTCACCGGTGAACGGGCCGGATGGCCGTTCAGAATTGCCGCTACCTGCTCAGCGATATCGGTACTGGCGCTCTCCTCCGCCTCAACAGCGGATGCCGCCAGGTGAGGAGTCGTAACTACCTTTTCACACTTCAAAAGGATGTTATCCCGGGCCGGTTCCTCACTGAAAACATCAACCGCCGCCCCGGCCAGACAACCGGATTCGAGTGCCTCGTAGAGCGCCTCTTCATCCACGATGCCGCCCCGGGCGCAGTTGATCACCATTGCACTGGGCTTCAGCAGTTTGAGCTGCTCACTGCCGATCAACCCTTTCGTCGCCGGGTTTAAGGGAACATGTAACGTGACGAAGTCCGCCGCTTTCAGCAGGGGCTCCATCTCGACCAGCTTCACCCCCAGCCGCTCAGCCCGGCTCTCCGCAACCATCGGGTCACAGGCAATAACGTTCATCTTAATTCCCCTGGCCATCTCAGCTACCTCAACGCCAACTCTACCCAGCCCGATAATGCCCAGAGTCTTATTACGAACCTCAACCCCCTTTAAGCTACGATCCCAGATGCCGGAATGGAGCATGCCGTGTGCACGGGGAATCTGGCGCGTCAGGGCAAGCAGCATCGCCATGGTATGCTCGGCGGTAGAGACGATATTCCCCTCCGGGGAGTTGACTACCAGTATGCCGCGGCGGGTTGCCGCCTCGACATCGATATTGTCCACTCCCACCCCGGCCCGGCCGATGACCTGCAGTCTGCAGGCAGCATCAATAATACCAGCGGTCACTCTGGTCTGACTGCGCACTATCAGCGCGTCATAGTCAGCGATAATCGATCGCAGTTCTTCGGCACCAAGCCCCGGCCGCTCGTCAACCTCAGAATGCTGACGCAGAATGCCGGTGCCAGCCGGCGCTATCGGGTCGGTAACCAGTACCCTCATCAGAACCCCCCTTTAAGCTTCTCAAAGGTCTCCGCCAGGGCCTCCGGAACCACCCGAACGTCGGATATCACGGGCATAAAGTTAACATCCCCCTGCCAGCGGGGCACGACGTGGGTATGAACATGACTATCGATACCGGCCCCGGCTACCTTGCCCATATTGATGCCGACGTTGAAACCATCGGGATGAAACTTCTCCCGCAACAACTCCAGGCACCGACAGACTAGGACGAAGTGTTCATTACGCTCTTCATCATTGAGCTCTTCCAGACCGCCCAGGTGCCGGTAGGGGGCTACCAGCAGGTGGCCGGGATTATAGGGATAGGTATTCATCATAACGA
It encodes the following:
- a CDS encoding winged helix-turn-helix transcriptional regulator produces the protein MVEVLQNKNLATRFQILVEIAAMQPNIQQRHIAKKLNITPQAVSDYVKRMLADGLLTSDGRSRYRVSNEGVNWIIKVLRELRAYSSFARSAIMGSSVCAALADCDLSGGQPVGLEMKDGLLFATRRIGRGARGRVVADVKQGEDAGITDIEGIVPVATGRVTILSMPGIQKGGSRKVDLKLLDSELKDRVFIGTLGIEAQVILRKAGVRFSLYGAAEAAVEAAQSGLRPLLLCVEDEISRLVKRLEEENIGYELINIEKG
- a CDS encoding cob(I)yrinic acid a,c-diamide adenosyltransferase, with amino-acid sequence MASLGKGYVQVYTGNGKGKTTAALGLALRAAGWGLKTYIGQFMKGQHYGELDGVKKLRPFITIEQYGKDTFIHVQDPPREEDVRMAQKGLSLAMGVMCSGQYDIIIFDEIITSHYFHLVSLDEMLEVIRSRPEGVEVVFTGRYAPPELIAAADLVTEMREVKHYSEAGVTARDGIER
- a CDS encoding acetamidase/formamidase family protein; the protein is MSKLKRIPRARNFDEIKHFTLDRNTPPALKVELGESFVAETEDCFRGVLRDKPGRLYPRDMAPYSERVPACLNPLCGPVYVSGVEAGDVLVVTIEKIDSLLNGVTCTIPGAHHFTGLSGWEECDEMYTGLIEHDGGRGTWRYGGHSYTWELKPFLGTFATAPEWEVLSSLATSFGSALAGGGNLDCRDVREGTRVYLQSFNKGGLLYFGDMHASQGDGEVTGIANEVAGEVTLRCDVIKNKKLNNVRLETAESLISVYCYRPVEEAIKQALKDLVLWLGEDYGMSKREVYMLCSICPDFRINIYQVCSGLGRLMTTVGAEFPRKMLPG
- a CDS encoding HIT domain-containing protein; translation: MEQIWAPWRMEYIRMAKPKGCILCEKPAQDCDVANYVLHRGSKNFVMMNTYPYNPGHLLVAPYRHLGGLEELNDEERNEHFVLVCRCLELLREKFHPDGFNVGINMGKVAGAGIDSHVHTHVVPRWQGDVNFMPVISDVRVVPEALAETFEKLKGGF
- the typA gene encoding translational GTPase TypA, which translates into the protein MECRHDIRNIAIIAHVDHGKTTLVDAMLKQSRIFRDNQTIGELIMDSNTLEREKGITIMSKNTAVVYRGIKINIIDTPGHADFSGEVERVISMADGCLLLVDSVDGPMPQTRFVLRHALKYGLKPIVVINKIDRKTSRIKEVLRFTQDLFLELATSPEQLDFPVLYASAKEGTAVTEPGLTGRDISPLFDCILENVPPPRIESGPFQMLVSNLDYDSHKGKIAIGRVWRGKVCPHDPVVGIDADGSLSYSEVNQVFTYFGLKRLEVSEACAGDIVAITGVRDVVIGDTIASRERPEALPRIEIGEPTVEMTFSINTSPFAGREGRFVTTRQLRERLYRELSTNLSLRVQDTANPDSFLVKGRGELHLAILIETMRREGYEFEVSKPEAITKLVDGRLMEPVEALTIDTREGYIGILTEMLSERQAQMTNMHHDGAGNVRLEFRIPTKGIIGFRSGFLTATRGEGIMNTVFLGYEPWHGAIVSSRNGALVAAEEGTAVTYGINNAQGRGMTFIDPGTPVYRGMIIGLSSRPKDIPINVCKEKKKTNVRSSTSDIAIKLIPPVKMSLEQAIDFITGDELVEITPKNIRMRKRPQPVHRRGELSNTG
- a CDS encoding cob(I)yrinic acid a,c-diamide adenosyltransferase; the protein is MKTKERLARGYIQVYTGEGKGKTTAALGLALRAAGRGMRVVFIQFLKGETSGEQILAAGYHLFEIIRPNQGICLRHGNEELRPVTEQTLSLAEEKLTKGKYDIIVLDEIFTAVNRGLITTARVIDLLDKKPVNVELVLTGRKAPPEIIERADLVTNMTAVKHYFSKGIRGRKGIEY
- the cobS gene encoding adenosylcobinamide-GDP ribazoletransferase translates to MSFLAALRFLTTLRVPRRDGGGPEDLSHSAAFFPVVGIIIGLILAGAYWLLIRILPLGMASGILIVAGVVLSGGLHLDGFVDTCDGLGGHKDAATRWQVMHDSRSGAFGIIGVFCLLLVKYGALNSVPDNLMMAALMIMPVVSRWTMVYAIFAYPYAQPSGLGKVIKQGLGRGRFALATAVTLAAVTGLAGWGGIPLFYLAGPLIMLAVWLITLAMAAYLKGKFDGLTGDTYGAINEVAEVSTLILVCLLACNHWPGLS
- the cobU gene encoding bifunctional adenosylcobinamide kinase/adenosylcobinamide-phosphate guanylyltransferase, with protein sequence MNKGCTLIVGGARSGKSRFAQDLAEKTGKAVLFVATAEASDEEMSRRIEKHRKSRPASWRTLEATGNLSGRISREISGEGVVIIDCITLLVNNITGSYGNRGSEDLVEEKVTAEIRELIECIDQTDARFIIVSNEVGLGLVPANKLGRLYRDILGRANQLLARRADEVYLMVCGLPVVIKTPARS
- the serA gene encoding phosphoglycerate dehydrogenase: MRVLVTDPIAPAGTGILRQHSEVDERPGLGAEELRSIIADYDALIVRSQTRVTAGIIDAACRLQVIGRAGVGVDNIDVEAATRRGILVVNSPEGNIVSTAEHTMAMLLALTRQIPRAHGMLHSGIWDRSLKGVEVRNKTLGIIGLGRVGVEVAEMARGIKMNVIACDPMVAESRAERLGVKLVEMEPLLKAADFVTLHVPLNPATKGLIGSEQLKLLKPSAMVINCARGGIVDEEALYEALESGCLAGAAVDVFSEEPARDNILLKCEKVVTTPHLAASAVEAEESASTDIAEQVAAILNGHPARSPVNAPVISSEAMSVLGPYLQVGITIGRIAVQLIEGSFKSLTIRYQGDIAREDTQPIKVAVLAGLLEAVTEERVNMVNADIIASSRGLRVSEEKDTTCENYANMVTVEVETKSGSTLVAGSSIRGRTHLTRVNDYWLEIEPSGDYMLFTEHEDRPGMIGAMGTVVGNADVNISQMQVSRGIRRGGRAMMVLCLDDPVPGECYREILAIPHMHRALIVKLTR
- the cobT gene encoding nicotinate-nucleotide--dimethylbenzimidazole phosphoribosyltransferase, which codes for MTESLTEIIGKIGAPDQAAMAEAKARQNTLTKPAGSLGRLEDLSVQLAGIQGRRLPRIKEKAIIVMAADHGVVAEGISAYPREVTPQMVYNFLEGGAGVNVIARQVGARLVIVDIGIAATLKPTPRLLSRKIAPGTRNMAAGPAMNDDEAKRAIETGIEVTLAEVSKGLDIIGTGDMGIGNTTSSSAICAVMTGKPVTEVTGRGTGITDKQLEHKVAVITRAIKVNEPDPAKPIEVLAKVGGLEIGGITGVILAAAAHRIPVVIDGFISGAAALIAAALAPGVKDFLIAAHVSAEPGHRLLLKHLGLKPLLDLGMRLGEGTGAALGISLAETSARILAEMATFIDAGVSGRSEAEN
- a CDS encoding ATP-binding protein, which produces MSRVTLQTGPGVFEVLANVCRSHQEAVKQFVENSADAVQQAAGDEKHISIHLQYASDIDGAVRRLKNIVVADNGIGMNSDKMKYILGHIGNSEKVQMALKGEKGIGILAFSMVAEELHIASTDTDGTPSSCLVLKRPWLKIGKAEVVERCSRHTHYRRGTVVYLEDILPEVADKLTKERLKEYLGREFANDLMQGFYAMSISDNHEFEPVPPKRYRGIRAMSTVMSLGKFGSVTVDLHVLPWDMADATVSLYGRGGTRVCLLTDLEDFRALPWIDKRLEGYIRCDNLKRTADKTAVVPDQVYQAFVAELYRIEPEVREMIDRISASSLERRFEVVLGKTGRLVDRFLRYRERGLLADLPYRSRRLRKVAAAAGDKEESTHSAGRLTARRGPAGVHSLNLRLYSPPEEKAQSRSWFDRNSGCICVNREHSEFLLSQREDARCIRYLFTIWVKESLLEEYGSDAEKLADEMVGRLSEAEPLLW